DNA from Electrophorus electricus isolate fEleEle1 chromosome 5, fEleEle1.pri, whole genome shotgun sequence:
TCTTGATTAGCGTTTGTGGCAAATTTTATAAActgaaatgctgtaaatgtctcTGTGCTTCTGTTCTCTTTGATTTTTGGCTGCTGGGGTGAATTAAGTGTATTGGTGGCTATGTACTCTCTGACCTGATCTGTCTTTACTGTAGATGACTTTGTTGTCTCTAACTGGAGACCCTACTATCCGCTGGGGTGACAAATCCTACAACACCATCAGCTTCGCTAATGGAACCTTTGTCTCCAACTGCGATGTAAGCTAAGAACATTCGTCATTATCCCAGTCATCTGTTGTCATTGGATATCTTTATTTGTTAAgagtaatgtaatgtttttatagCATGCACCCTACGACGCCATGGTCCTTGTGTCTCTCTGCTACTATATGGACCaaaaactgaaagcaaatgGTGGAAAATGGAaggtgagcgagtgagtgagtgagtgagtgagcgagtgagtgagtgagtgagtgagtgagtgagtgagtgagtgagtgagtgagtgagtgagtgagcgagtgagtgagcgagtgagtgagcgagtgagtgagcgagtgagtgagcgagtgagtgagcgagtctAACAAACATCACTGTGTTGCCCATAGGGTTTGGAGACGGTCCGTGCTCTGCCCCTTCCAGAAGAGCTACTATTCACTGTGGATGACCGAATCAGGAAAGATATCGCACTTGCTAAAGAGCAGTACAGCAAAACGGTGAgtctcatgcatgcacacacaagacGAAATCTGGCTCTAATTATGTAAAGTAAACCATAGTGCTTCGATTGCCATTATGAATAATACTTTTGCATAAAGTTGACTTAAATGTAAAAGGTCCCAAGTCAGTCCAACACGCGTCTTCGTTTACAGACGCAGGACCTGCAGGTTGTCTGCCGTGCCTTCACTGCCTTTGGGAAAGCGGCGATCAAGAAGAGGAAGCTCCACCCTGACACATTTGTGCAGCTCGCCATGCAGTTGGCGTACTTCAGACAGCACGCCAGGTGAAGCGTCCCGCGGTACAGCGCTAGGCTGGCTCCCGCGGTACGGCACTAGGCTAGCTCCCATAGGCTAaagctctccctccctcaggcCCGGCAGCTGTTATGAGACTGCAGCCACACGCCGTTTCTACCACGGCCGCACCGAGACCATGAGACCCTGCACGACCGAAGCACAGCGCTGGTGCCAGCTCATGCTGGACCCCACAGCCAGCGTAAGCGACATCTGCACCTCCTGACGAAATGCAGAGCACGGCTTGAGTCTCCTAATACTACTGATACTCCTTCATTTGGCCGAGTGTGCAGTTTCTAACGCTGGATTTGATCCGCAGGCTGATGAGAAGAGACGAGCACTGTTTGCAgcctccagcacacacaacaaGCTGATGAACGAAGCCCAGAACGGGAaaggtgggggtgtgggtgtccTACTATGGGAGCCTAAACGTCAGTTGTTGACTAGTGAAATTCACCAACTCTCTTACTTAAGCATTGCTTCATACATTGTTCATGGGGTTCAGCATATTTTGGGAAATTTACGTACATCAGACTGGATATGGAATCAAATCTGATATCTTTAGTGGGGGGTTACAAAACTACATTAAAGTATATTCAATTTTTATGTCCTACGCATTATAATTGATTTAGAGGTCAAGTCAACTTTCAGATTAGAtcataaatgtaactgttgCAAAATTTGTTTTATACTCTTGTTCTGTTATATGCTCAGGCTTTGACAGACACCTTTTGGGCCTTTACCTGATCGCTAAGGAGGAGGGACTTCCTGTTCCTGAGCTTTATTCTGACCCTCTCTATGCTAAGAGGTTTGTCTCAACAATGTCAGCCCTTGGTCAAATTGCCTGTAATGTGGTTAGAGCCTCACTGAGTTTTTAGGCTCCATTTCCTGAATGGTTACCAGAAAGTTTGGCTCATGTTGGGGAGTTGGGTTTGAACTCAAGCAGATCTGCATGTCACCAACCATGCTGGATTGGACTTTCAGGAaatcctgtttctctttctctgagcagtggagGAGGTGGGAATTTTGTCATTTCCTCCAGCCTTGTTGGCTACACAACCATCCTGGGAGCTGTCGCTCCAATGGTGCACCATGGTTACGGCTTCTTCTACCGTATCCGTGACAACAGGTGAGCCCAGAAAGTGTCTGAACGTGTGTCTTGGacgtgtttgtgggggggggaaCGGATTGTGTTCCTGACACAGTAGCTAACACAGTTTAGCTTTTATTCAGGGTGGCAGGTATTAAGAATGTAATTTACCCAGTATGCTTTTCTCCCAATTTAAGGATCGTCATTTCCTGTACGGCTTGGAAGTCCAGTCCAGAGACGGATGCAGAGACGCTTTTCCAGAACTTGTGTACCTCCTTCCATGACATCATGCAGGTCACAGTTCACTCCCAGTTATAGATCAAAGCTTTCTGGGAAATCAAGCCCTTTTTTTGTATTGGCTAGAGAGCAGAAaggttttcacattttcatcaaCTATCAATTTAGTGGCATGTGGATGAACTAGCACAGACGGACACGTCTTCATTTATAGTTGCATTAATACTTCAGCTAGTCTGCAAAGGAGCTTCATGATTTTATTGCAAATTGGTCAACCATCTGAACATCTTTTCCTTTGACTTAAGAAACTTGTTCAAGGAAAACTGTTGAGATTTCCTCCAATTGTGATTAATTGCATCAGTAACATGTAGTACTATGAGTGAGCGCTAATGGAGTTTGATATGCCTTCAGTTTAAATCAGGAAAGCTGTTCTGAAATTAACCTTTGCACCTGGGCATTAACGGTACTTCTGTCCATTTGAGATCGGAAGTGAGTGGAGATTTAATGCCAAGTTGTCAAGTACTACATACCAGCAATCTGTAATGAGAGCAGAGAGGTATATGGAAAGGATGTTATAATATCAGTTGGGCTTAACTCCAGCAGTAGCTATACTGAACAACCAAATTGATGAGAATTGGGTCTGTGATTGGCCGtaatttaattcaattttaaTATGAAACCATTGAGGATTTGGCTGAAAAATCATTTTTCCACAGAAGTGATTTCAAGTAGTGAATTGGATGGTATTTGCCCCAACAGTGTTTTCAAATTTGGAGTAATTGCCTACCAAATTTGGAATGGGGGTGTTTTTGGATTCTAGCTTTGATTTCCTTGCACAGCAAGGGGATGCAGGGTGAGTGTAGTGAGTTTCCACCATGTCCATCTTGTTACTTACTAGCTTCAGTGAACCAGGTGATGTGAGAAGGAAACACAACTTTCTTCCTTTGCACGTGACGTGCGGCAAACTCACATGATCGTGAAAAACCAGCCAATCTGGGCTCTGCATAACCAAGGATGAGACCATGCATATGCAATGCTCAAACGGCTCACCAGCCACGTTGTGCTCTTAACTGCAGCTGTTCATCCATAGTGGCTCAGGATAGCTTAACATGGGCTCTGTTGGAGCTGGTGTAGAGTAGGTAAGCGATTTCAAAAATCGAAGTGCACTAAAAATCTGTTTTCAATGTCTATCTTGCAAAAACCAACTTTTCCATTCATGCAAAAATCAATGCAAAAAACGCAAACAATGCATCATATgtgagctttttaaaatgttcttcttCACTGTTAATGTGCTGTTAGTTTGAAATATATACTTTAATTCGCAACACAATTTACCAGCAAAGCTGCACTAAATGATTGCAATTtcttttcaatatatttttttgtgtgtgtgtgtgtgtgtgtgtgtgtgtgtgtgtgtgtgtgtgtgtgtgtgtgtgtgtgtgtgtgtgtgtgtgtgtgtgtgtgtgtgtgtgtgtgtgtgtgtgtgtgtgtgtgtgtgtgtgtgtgtgtgtgtgagatggtggcTTATAGGGCAATGAAGCATTACTGGCTTTATCCTCTGAATTTTGATTTAGACATTTgttaaattgtttgtttgttttttttttccatttttgttggAATCAAGTTTTGTTAAATTGAAACTACTTGCCTAAGTAGTAACTGATTTCTCTGCTTACACCTGACCTCAACATTAAATAAGACTTAAACACTTGCGTTTTTAtcacaaaaccatttttatttaggATATTTCTATGCTCAAGGGTTTTTTCTCCTAAATATAGCCAATCATATTTAATTCCCATAGGAATATTAGTGGTGAACctcaatgaaaaatgtttttgtagcTAATTGTTCATATTTAAACTTGTCTGAATGGTATagggttgcttttttttttttttcctctttctagTAATCCTTTTAAAATGGCAGAGAAAGTTTCTACTGTAAAGTGTTTTACTAGAGGCTTGTAGGGTTATTGGTCATCAGGTCCAATACTGCATACACAGAAGTTGGAAGTAATCACAGAACTGTACTAGATAAGCTTGGGTTCATATACTAGGGGTTCTAAGTGAGTTCTAAATTAATTTATGCATGTAGTATGAATGCAGTTTATTTTACAATTAGAGTACAggtttaaatgtaatttctagCACTTGGCTAACTTTAAATGCCATGAACAACTAAATAAAGctgaaatgtggaaaaaatagAATGTCTGTCTTTTATATGAATGAGTGAGTTGTAAGTGTGCTGTCAAATTCATAAAGATGAATGTGTACCCAAATTGGCAAATAACACTGGAAACTTTATTCCAAAGTTGTAGATAGCCAGCAGAACGTGCTTCAGCTCCTGAGCATGATGCAGTGTCACAAAAGGTAACCTACTGAGTGCTCCATGTTAGTTTCATAAATAAGTGctatgcttttttaaaaaaaacaaacaaactgaagcaTCAAAAGTAAATCTCATTTTAGTGCAATAACAGTATCTTAAATAAGACCACATTATGGTACTAAATGGGCATGATCCTGAACTAAGCGCTTGCAGATCCAAGCGTTCTTCAAAAATTATACAGTACAAAACAACTACCTGATTGGACTCACTGTTGTGGGTATGTGGCCTAGTACTCCGTTTGTCCCTCACATAAACTTGGAAGTGCTTGGTTAGTGTTAAAGTAATAAGTTCAACTATAGGTGATGTGTGGGTGAAATGATTAAGGATCCAGTGTAGACCCAGGAGTAAGTATATGGACACAAGAACCAAGGCTTCCTAAGTGTGCTGACCACAGTATGTCTCCTGTCCGTTTTACCAGTGTGTGTTCCACTATTCAGGTATACTGTGCTGAATAACTGGAGAAATAACTGGGTCGTACTCCCTTAAAACCACAGTGCTGCCCGTCTTGTGAGACTGAGCTAAATCCAGTGACTAACATTTCCTCTCTTCTTCAGTAGAAGTCGGTTGTGCTTTTTCCATAAACAAGTGCTACTTTTTCCTCGTTCTCCATGTGTCGGTCCCGACGCAGTGCCTCTCTGCCCCTCTGCTGTGCCCCAGGGGACCACTCTACTTCCCGGGGCCCATCTGTGAATTGACGAGGGCGTAGTACGCTCCCTGCTGGCTGAGGAGCTGCTGGTGCGTGCCCTGCTCCACGAGCACGCCATTTTTCAGCACGGCGATGACGTCGGCATTCTGGATGGTGGACAGCCGGTGAGCCACCACGATGCACGTGCGGCCCTCGCGCGCTTTGTCCAGCGCCTCCTGGACtacctacagagagagagagagagagagaggaaaaacgGAGGTAAGAGCGATAAATTTCCTGATCCTCTTCACAGTGCCGAATATGGAGATGCATGATGACATAGCTCAGGTAGATTTGCACTCCTGTGATGGTGTTGACCCCCCCCCCGGAGCAGCTGCTGGGGTATGCCCCCTCTGGAGTTCAGGGGTCACCTTCTCACTCTCCGTGTCCAGGGCCGACGTGGCCTcgtccagcagcagcagtttgGGGTTGCGTAGGATGGCCCTCGCTATGGCGATGCGCTGCTTTTGGCCACCTGACAGCTGCGTACCTTTATCCCCCGCCTGCGTCTGGTACTTCTGCGcaggacacagacacattaGTCAGGGCCCTGCGCCTCCTTCCCTGCGCTTACGTGTCCACAGGTTCTACCATAAGCTTCTATGGACTGAGGGTCCACAGTCACTGAGGGATTCGCTAAGCATGCGGACCCCGCGGTGTGAGGGAGGGCAGACCTGAGGAAGCCCCTCGATGAAGGAGTGAATGTTGGCAGCCCTGGCAgcctgctccacctcctccggCGCCACCTGCCTGCTGTTGTCACCGTAGGCGATGTTCTCAGCCAGGCTGCAGTCGAAAAGCACGGGCTCCTGCGACACGATGCCGATCTGCGAACGCAGCCAGTGGATGTTCAGCTGCTTGGCGTCATGGATGTCCAGCATCTGCCGGGCAGAACAGGGGAACAGTTTGTCTCTGTTCGTCTTACTATCTGGACGTCTCTAGTCAAACGGACACGCTCGGCTGTGGAAGGCTTTTGAAACTCTACACGATGAATATTTGCCTGAAGGTCTGCTGGGTGGTtcgtgtttgtttttaatgcactGAACTTGTTGGCCAGCTTGTGGCACTGTAGAGATTTAAAAGAAGCATCCCACAGGACACCTTTATTCCACTTTCATGTTCTGGGTATCATATTGCTTTATGGTGCAATTTGTCACATTAAATGATCAAGGCACAGAAGGAAGACCAAATAGTGGGGACCATATGTTTATGATATTAAGATTTATTATGTCTTgctcatgggggggggggggggggggttgaaatTTTACACAAGATAAAACTTGTAGAGATCAAACACCCGTGAGACCGATCTTATTGTGCtgtctttagtgtgtgtgtgtgtggggggggggtaataaaATCCCACCTTTGATACCTCCCTCCTTGCTCTACCTAAACTCCATGAGGTTTACTCATTTACCTTCTCTGTGTGCAGTGTCAACATCCTGCTGGGCTGAGTCAGTTACTTtatactctctctgtgtgtgtgtgtgtgtgtgtgtgtggtttttttttgcacgtGTCTCTAtgtatgcacatgtgcgtgtatgtttgtgtgtgtgtgtgtgtgtgtgtgcgtgtgtgtgtgtgtgtgtgtgtgtgcgtgtgtgtgtgtgtgtgtgtgtgtgcgcgtgtatgttcgtgtgtgtgtgtgcgcgtgtatgttcgtgtgtgtgcgtgtgcgtgtatgttcatgtgtgtgcgtgtgcgcgtatatgttcgtgtgtgtgtgtgcgcgtatatgttcgtgtgtgtgtgtgcgcgtgtatgttcgtgtgtgtgtgtgtgtgtgtgtgcgtgtatgttcgtgtgtgcgtgtatattcgtgtgtgtgcgtgtgcgtgtatattcgtgtgtgtgcgtgtgcgtgtatattcgtgtgtgtgcgtgtgcgtgtatattcgtgcgtgtgcgtgtatattcgtgtgtgcgcgtgtatattcgtgtgtgcgcgtatatgttcgtgtgtgtgtgtgcgcgtgtatgttcgtgtgtgtgtgcgcgcgtgtgtgcgcgcgtgtgtgtgtgtgtgtgtgcgtgtatgttcatgtgtgtgtgcgccgcGTCTCACCACCGCGCCCTGCCGTGGGTCGTAGAACCTCTCCAGCAGCTGGATGATGGTGCTCTTGCCGCAGCCGCTGCTACCCACCAGGGCGAGCGTCTGGCCCTTCTTCACACGCAGGCTCAGGCCCTGCAGCACGGGCACGGCGGGCCGCGACGGGTAGCTGAAATGCACGTCCTGGAGGCGCACGTTGCCCGAGAAGTGCTCCTGCGCAAAGCGGAATTACAGGATTACTGGAGACGTGCGGCTATGCCCCGTTTGCCATTATTCCACAGGGACGCGTGGCCCCGCCCGTTCGGTGATGTTGCAGGGCCACCCATTAACGCCGTGGCCACACCGACCCCGAAGCTTTTGAGGTCATCAACACTTTCGAAGTCCGGCACTTTCGGAGTAACTTAACTCCCAATGTATCACTCACTAGAGACACCAATGAGAGCCAAAAGACACTGAATGACTAATGTAGGCTCAGTGTAAGGTCTTCTGCTTGGAGAGCAGCTCGGAGATATGATGAATTAGACCCAGTGATGTAATGCAGACAAATATTGATTTTCCTTTCGTTTAAAAATGCTCCTCAAGTGAGGAAAAGGTTCTCCTTGTGAGAACTGCTCATTTTCACCAGCGTTTTAGCTGTGCAACGAGACAGCGAACAAGGGAGTGAGGGAAagaaatgaggaagaggaggaacgGCTCCATACCGGCTGTTCGCCCTCGTCTGAGTCGTTGTTGATGGCTGAGACTTTGTTGATGAGCATGAGCACGTGGGAGGCGGACATCTTGGCCTTCGCGTAGTTCGGAGTGAAGGAGTTGGCTTCCCCCACTGCCATGGCGCCGTACATTATAGCGGAGATTACgctggaaaaacaaacacacacacacacacacacacacactaagcgTACAgaactctcacacaaacactaaccaGTCTTCTACTTCGTACAAACAGTTGGCCAATAGTTCATGGGAGGTGAAAGCGTCCATGAAGCCAGGACAGGAAAACAAACCAGTCTTTCTACTTTTACCACCTTGTTAGTCATTTCTAACTAAATGGCTGTATGTTGACTACCCCACTCTCCAGTCTTTGGACACTATACACTCATCAGTTGCTACACGGCTCTTGCAAATAGGCTTTCACATGTGAAAGGTCGTGCTGGGCTGGAGAGGAAATTTACATTAAAACTTGGCAAAGCGCAAAGAAGAATTGATCAAACTAAATGTGGATACAAGTATTACTGTAAGGTGACACATGACGACTCATCACCTTGATGAGCCTGCAGTGGTCAGGGCACTTAGGTTGTGATGAGTCATGTCAGCCAGTCATGTGACTAGAACTGAACCAATTACATGCCATTTAAAAGAGCAAAACTGGAAAAGATTCGCTTTCTCTACTGTTAAAAGCTGCCGCTACGTCGCCCGTTTGTCTGTTTCACCAGTAATTCGCCGATACCCACTGGAAACGGCAACCTTTGTACCCCATAACCCAAACTCTGATGCTGTCCATGCCAGCAGCTAGACCTGGGGGGCACGTGCATTTCATCGTGAGATGCGCTAATTTCAGCTAGCTTGCATAATACCCAGGCAACTGGTCCCAGTATGAGCGTTATCATGAGCTTGGTTACCCACAGGAAGACACCCTCGAAGGTGATCATTTCTTTCTCATAAAGCCAGGAGCCGAATTTGAAACAGCCAGCGTAAGCAAAGTAGATCATGGCTTGGGAGAACGAGAACGTCAAGCCGAAAATGTGCGCCTTCTTCTGGGCGTTCCTGAGAAGACACAGACGATCACCAAAATGATTTTATCAAGCGTGGTTACCATGCAGTAGGGTATTGCAATGATGAACTGCTTTTCATAACCGCACATCTTGATCAATGGTTTGttagaaaatgtttattgatCAGAATTGTCGTACTTGTAGGGCACAATCAGGTTCTGCTGGAACAGGCTTTCAAACTTGCTCTCTCTGGTCAGTGACACAACCGTGCGGATGTTTTCTATGGCCTCCGTGGCGACCTGAGGGATGGACAGAGGAATGGAGACGCACCCTGTCAGCCACGGGACAAGTTCACATTTCACATAAACAATGTCTCCCCATGGAAGGAGAACCGTTTCTTGACTTTACACTGGTTTGAATATAGACAGAGTTGTTCAGACATCTAGTTTATGTACCCATAAGCCATagtgtgtctgtgatgtgtgtaacGCGGTACCTTTCCAGCCAGCTCTAACTCCTTCTTGTCTTTCAAGGCGTGGCCTGCTAACATCTTCATCTGGATCGCTCCGGCGACAGCCATGATTGGCACGATGGAAAGGACAAGCAGGGTGAGCTGCCAGCCGTACACGAACGAGATGATGATGGATGTTCCCAGGTTGGCCACGTTCTGAGCCAGGGTAGCCATCCTCAGGCCCGTCGCCTGCCCATAGAGCATACCGATTAATTCTTTACTTCACAACTCTCTCATCCCGCAGGAAGATTTAGCACACTGTCAGGCTTCTTTGTAGGATAGCCAATAATTCATTACTTTATATACGGCGGGGACAATTTATCTCTGGCCGACCAACAACATTAACGTTAGTTGTTTCGTTGTCTGCATATTCTgattctcctttctctcccagAAATGAGTGAGGAATTAACTTTTATTCAGCTTTGTTTTTAACAATTTGATTTAACATTTGATATTCTCTGCCCCTGTCCTTGCAGGTCAGCTgagcgagaaggagagaatgcTTAACTAGACTTCGCATTTCGGTGGCCGAAAGTAAATCGGTGCTTTGATGTGAGCTGGACGCTTGGGGATGGTATGCAGATACAAAGGCAGGCAGGGGTATGAGGACTTACACCCTGCACTTGAGCAGTGTCATTGGCCAGTCTGGTGGTCAGCGCGCCGACACTATTCTTAGGGTCGTCATACCAGCCCAAGTCCTGAAAAACACGCACAGAGAGGGAATGAAGCATCTATATATGTAAACTGCACTCTGTATATGAGCTGTATGATCTAAATTCATACTGTGAGCTCATATGGAACACTGTGAGCTCATATGGAACACTGAGCTCATATGGAATACTTTGAGCTCATATGGAATACTTTGAGCTCATATGGAACACTGTGAGCTCATATGGAATGGGCACATCGGTGGGCTCTCACCTGTCGCATCATGGCTTTAAAAGCTCTATATCTCAGTCTCATGGTCAGGATCTCACCAGCTTTCCCAAAACAGAAACCCTGAGCAAGAGAATTCCAAACACACTTTATAGCAGACATTGTACTGTTGGCAAAATCGCATCTTCTTTCATGCCCACAGTAAACAATAAAAGGTTATAGTAAGTCATATGACGATTTTCAGGACATAGTTTAtatagtttaattttatttgtagcCTTGTGAAACTTGAGACTTCGAGTTTGATTTTCGCTGATGCATACTACAGTTGATTCTGTGGACCCTGAACTCTCTAAACATTTATGTGCATTATCTATTCTTCAGGGAGGGTTACACCCCATAAAAGCGCAGCCATCAGTGCAGAGGTTAGGACTTCTGCTGAGTCCATGGTCACAAGAAATTTCACTCATTATCTAATTTATATGTGGATTTAACAAAGCGTAATTAGATCTCCACTTCTTAAATGTTACAGCTGCTCTTATTTCATGTTGTTTGTAACTGAATACCCCTGGAGGGATAAATTCCAGTTGTAATGAATTTAGGTCACTGTACCTTAGTAAGAGTGCAGGTTATTCAGTAACTCATCAACTATCAGGCCAGTGGAAGCTACGTGCACTTTTTACATCACGTGCACGCTCCTCAGCTCTGCCACACTGCTACAGGCAAGTGAGCTCAGGGGCTGACATAAAGGTCCCGGTTACTGAACAGCCGTAACAACAGGTAATAAAACCTCGGTGTGCGTGTGCAGTAGGGCAACGGGCGGAGCGCTGTGGTTGTCAAGGCCGATCGCACCTGTAAGAAGAGCGCAATGAAAGAAATGACACCGATGACAGCAAAGAGCAGCGAGAAGAGATTCGCCCTCTCCCTTTTAATGTCCTCGTCCATCTCGGCAAACACCTGACAAGAAAagaggaggatgggggggggggtctattAGTACTCTAATTATCCAAATGATATATGGCCTGAACTTCAGCTTTGGTGGGCGGGACCTACGGCGATGATTTTGGAGAAGATGATCGCAAAGGCAGGCTGCAGGCCGCCGTTGATGGTGGCACAGAACACGCCCACTACCATGTAGGGCCACTCCTTCTTATTCAGACCGAGCACGGTGAGGAAGGACACATCCGGAACCTTCTCCTCCTGCACAGGGCGacggagagagagtgagccAGACGTTTTTAAATGGCTACACACGTCTGATCAAAAAAGGGGCCGGTGATGAGAGTGTATttcaaactctgtgtgtgtcagagtttTACTGGCGCTGGGTCTTTGTCTCCATCTTTCAGTTCGTTCTCCGAGCCGATGAAGCTCTTGCTCTTCTGTCTGAAGAGTGTGTGCTCGGTCATAGAGGTGAGCGAGGGGCTTTTCTCGTCTAGCCCCACCTCCTCCATGACCACTTCCTCAGCCTCCGTGCTACTAAAGGTCTGAGGGATTAAAGTAGTGTTTATGTACAATGTtcaaatatatgcacatacatatacacacaaagtcACATGAAGTAACTCGCTGTTTTAAGTAATAAGTTATAGCCCGTGTCCTCTCTCtataatgtaaacacacacacacacacatacacacaaaacgtTTCTTCCAACACTTTTCTGTGTACTGGCTGACGCTCCGTCTCACCTGCATTGTGACGAGAGAGTGGTAGACGCCCTTTTTCTGCATGAGCTCGTCGTGTGTGCCCAGCTCCACAATCCGCCCGTGCTGGAACCCGGCGATGATGTCAGCGTTGCGGATGGTAGACAAGCGGTGCGCCACGATAATGGTGGTCCTGCCCAGTCTCACCTACCACACAATGATGGCGGGAACTTCTAACAGTGCATTACACCTTTTCTCCTAACTCCCGCCACAGTAAGGAATCGCTGTCCTGCAGGCCATTCCGGTGTCCTGAAGTAAAAGAAACCTCTCCCTTACCTTATCCAAGGCAGCCTGGACGATCGCCTCGCTCTCCGTGTCCAGCGCGGACGTGGCCTCGTCCAGCAGGAGGATCTTGGGATTGCGCACGAGCGCCCGGGCGATAGCGATTCGTTGCTTCTGCCCACCGCTCATCTGCGTGCCTCTGTCGCCCACCAGGGTTTCAaatttctgaaaaaaatggaTTAGAGTTGGATTAGAGCGCACAAGATGCAGCCAAAGGACACTTGTGTCAGACCGATCCCTGTCCGAACCTCAGTCTGCTCCTACTCCATAACAGCGGCTCTATTAGCACCAGCAGGTGCTGGAGCTGAAAAGACAGTGCTCAGGTTACTAATGGACAGAGGCTAATTTCAATACAATTGaattcaagtttatttatatagctctattaaaaataatcattgTCAAAGCATCTTTACTGGAAATTTTACTTAAAACTTAAATGCCAATTCGTGGCTAATGACATCAGAGGTGTATAGTCCAGCTGCTTTATTAAAGACATCTCGCATTACATCGCGCAATCAAGGGGGCATCTTACCTGAGGCAGCTTCATGATGAAG
Protein-coding regions in this window:
- the crot gene encoding peroxisomal carnitine O-octanoyltransferase isoform X1, which gives rise to MGCLAAHDETMDNQTFESTAERTFQYQNTLPPLPVPSLEGTLSKYLDAVKPFASEDEFRNTAAVVKRFGEGLGRHLHQRLLERAKIKRNWLEEWWLDTAYLESRVSSQIYVNFGGPGPYLEHCWPSCEGTQLERTSVIVWLTLQYWDLIRKERLAVHKSGNKPFDMDQFRMLFCTCKVPGVTKDTILNYFKTESEGPCPSHIVVMRRGRVFTFDVLCDGCILTPPELLRQLTYINENCDAEVEGEDVGALTTEERTRWAKAREHLISIDPVNKTILETIQSSLFIISLDDARPYSTPENYTEMTLLSLTGDPTIRWGDKSYNTISFANGTFVSNCDHAPYDAMVLVSLCYYMDQKLKANGGKWKGLETVRALPLPEELLFTVDDRIRKDIALAKEQYSKTTQDLQVVCRAFTAFGKAAIKKRKLHPDTFVQLAMQLAYFRQHARPGSCYETAATRRFYHGRTETMRPCTTEAQRWCQLMLDPTASADEKRRALFAASSTHNKLMNEAQNGKGFDRHLLGLYLIAKEEGLPVPELYSDPLYAKSGGGGNFVISSSLVGYTTILGAVAPMVHHGYGFFYRIRDNRIVISCTAWKSSPETDAETLFQNLCTSFHDIMQVTVHSQL
- the crot gene encoding peroxisomal carnitine O-octanoyltransferase isoform X2, with the translated sequence MDNQTFESTAERTFQYQNTLPPLPVPSLEGTLSKYLDAVKPFASEDEFRNTAAVVKRFGEGLGRHLHQRLLERAKIKRNWLEEWWLDTAYLESRVSSQIYVNFGGPGPYLEHCWPSCEGTQLERTSVIVWLTLQYWDLIRKERLAVHKSGNKPFDMDQFRMLFCTCKVPGVTKDTILNYFKTESEGPCPSHIVVMRRGRVFTFDVLCDGCILTPPELLRQLTYINENCDAEVEGEDVGALTTEERTRWAKAREHLISIDPVNKTILETIQSSLFIISLDDARPYSTPENYTEMTLLSLTGDPTIRWGDKSYNTISFANGTFVSNCDHAPYDAMVLVSLCYYMDQKLKANGGKWKGLETVRALPLPEELLFTVDDRIRKDIALAKEQYSKTTQDLQVVCRAFTAFGKAAIKKRKLHPDTFVQLAMQLAYFRQHARPGSCYETAATRRFYHGRTETMRPCTTEAQRWCQLMLDPTASADEKRRALFAASSTHNKLMNEAQNGKGFDRHLLGLYLIAKEEGLPVPELYSDPLYAKSGGGGNFVISSSLVGYTTILGAVAPMVHHGYGFFYRIRDNRIVISCTAWKSSPETDAETLFQNLCTSFHDIMQVTVHSQL